TGCGCCAGCGGTGGGCGGCGGATCGATCTCGAGACCTGCTCGCGATCGATCCCGCTGTGGAGAAGCGACAACACCTGCGACATGCTGGACGGCAAACCGGACGTCGTTCTTCAGGCCGCCATCAAGAACCAGGTGATGAGTGCCGGACTGAATCGGTACGTGCCATTCAGTACGGTCGGGCAGATGGGGGCGACGCCGTACCTGTTCAGAAGCGGCTTTAATGCGGGGATCGCCTTTGCGGAGGACTGCCGGCCGGCCGGGTATCCGCGCGAGCTGCTGAAACAGGGCATTGCCGAAGGCAAGCGGATCCGCAAGTACTACGCCGGCAACTTCTACCCGCTATCAGAGGTAACAACCAAGACCACAGACTGGTGTGTCCTGCAGTACCATCGGCCGGTCGAGCAGGACGGGATGATTGTGGCCTTTCGCCGGCACCGGTCGCCGTATGCCAGTTACGTGTGCGATCTTCACGAGATCGACCCGGCGGGCGAGTACGAGGCCACACAGGCCCGTACCTACGAGACGTCGCCCCCGGCCCGAACCGCGGGATCGGCGTTGCAGCGGTTCAAAGTCGAAACAGACGAGCACCCGGGCTCGGTGCTGATCGAGTATCGGAGAGTGAAATGAAGCCTGGACACCCAGGCCAGGAATGGCAGGTTTGGCTTTCGGAGGAACACAATCGGGCACGCAACCTTCTCAGTCGCCATGGGTCACCTCCCGGCCCATATCGGCCAAGGCCACCAAGGACGACTGACCCGCGCAGGATTGTACCGGTTAGTCTGGGCGTCCCACAAGCTGACCGAGCCGGACAGGTTCACGACGGCCAGGGACTCACCGTCGGGCAGGTAGGGCAAGATGTACCGGATGCCGGGGGATCGCCGGACCGCAAAGCCCTCGCGGGAGGCTTTGGGCTCCGTATTCCAGAGCCAGACCGAGCCGTCTTTGCATCCGGTGACCAGGCGATGGCTATACGGGTAGAAGGCCAGCGCGAACATGTCGTCAGCATGGGCCGGGAAGTCCCGAAGCCTCGCACCGTCAGGCAGAGACAAAATGTGAACCCTGCCGTGCACGTCGCCGACGGAATCGTTCGGCTACGATGCGGACGGCAACCTGACGACGGACGGGACGTTCACATGCGTCTGGGACGCCGAGAACCGGCTGACGGAGGTCTACCCGACCAGTCCGAGCCAGGGCTCGAAGAAGCTGGTGTTCACGTACGACTACATGGGCCCTGTGACCGGGGTGGTCTCGACCACGCCCCTGCGCACCCGGCACATCTACAATGGCCTCAAGGTCATCCAGGAGCACACGGTCACCGGCAGCGGCGGCATACAGCCGTCGAGACCCTCTCCATCCTGGGGGTGGTACCAAAGTGGACTCCAGCGCCCGCGTACACCTGTGGCTGCAGGAAGGATACCGGCGGTGGACGACGAGCAATGGGATTTGGGTGCCGGGACTCGATATCGATGGTCACGGCTTGCTCGTCGATTGGCTGATCTGTGCCGGAAACGGGGCAGGCAGACCGCCTCTTATGAAGTCCTCAAGCACCGTTGACCTCCGCTGACAAGCGAGGCGCCAGGTTACTCGGGTCCGACATGTTAGCCAAGGCTCAGGGCTGCGTCCGGCTGGATTCTAGGTCGTGCCCGGATGCCCCTGCGTCGCAAGCGTGCTCGGCCATGATGAACTTGATCGGCGGTATCTCGAACCGCCCGCAGACACGGTCGTACCGCACCCACTCCAACGCGCCGACTGGCAAATTCACTGGGCTGCGGGCAGTCAGCTGGCCTACAGTAGGCCATGGTTCAAGTCGGCTTCGTATGGGCTGACGGGTTTCTTAAACAGGAGAGCGTGAATGCGTAGACTTCTGATAGGGGCGGCGGCGTGTGGTGCGCTGGCCTCGGCGGCGCTGGCCGCTCCAACCCTTGACGGCGCGCGTGATGCGGCTTACGGTCCTCCGAAGGCGGTGCAGACCGTGCAGACCAACTTCGGCGACGCGAACCCTAACGGCGGCAGCGAGCTCGACGCGGCCTATGCCCGCATCGAAGGTGGTACCCTGTACCTGATGCTGACCGGCAACCTCGAGAACAACTTCAACAAGCTCAACGTCTTCTTTGACTCGCAGGCCGGCGGCCAGAACGTCCTGCAGAACGACGCCTTGAACGGTGGCAACAACCCCGAGAACGACGGCTGGGCGGGCAAGCATTCTGGCTTCACGTTCGACACGGGTTTCCAGGCCGACTACATGCTGATCCTGCGGAACGGCAACTTCGGGGGCGACCGTTTCGAGATCGACTTCGCCACAATCGGCGGCGGCGTCGGTGCGTTCCAGGCCGCCGTGAACGTGTTCGGTGGCTCACTGACCGGCTCGAACGCCAACGCCTTGCCGAACGGCATCGGCGTCGCATACGATCGCTCGAACGCCGGTGGCGTCACCGGGGGTACTGGGGCTGCTGACCAGTCCGCTGCGGCAGCCGTGACGACCGGCATCGAGCTGTCGATCCCGCTGTCGGTAATCGGCAGCCCGGCCGGCGCGTTTGCCATCTCCGCAATGATCAACGGCAGCAACCACGACTACCTGTCGAACCAGTTCCTGGGCGGGCTAACACCGCCGCAAGGCAATCTCGGCGGCGACGGTACGGGCGGCTTCAACGGAACAGTCGGCCAGATCAACCTGAACAACTTCGCTGGCGAGCAGTTCTTCGTCGTACCCGAGCCGGCCAGCCTGGCCCTGCTCGCGCTGGCGGGGGTGGCGCTGCTGCGCCGTCCGGCGGGCACGCTTCCGCCGCTACGCTGACGGTGATGACCTACAACCTGAAGTTCGCCAGCACCAATCCGCCCAACGCATGGCCCACGCGCCGGCCGCTCATGCGCGAGGTCATCCGGCAAATCGCCCCGGATGTCTTCGGCACCCAGGAAGGACTTTACGAACAGTTGAAGGACCTCGCCGTCGATCTGCCGGAATACGATTGGATCGGCCTGGGCCGCAAGGGCGGCAGCCGAGATGAGTTCATGGCGGGGTTCTTTCGCAAGGCGCGGCTGGAGCCGCTGACATTCGATCACTTCTGGCTCTCCGACATGCCGGAGGTCATCGGATCGAACACGTGGGGCACCAAACACCCCCGCATGGTCACGTGGGTGAAGTTCCTCGACCGGCAGACGCAGCAGGAGTTCTACCTCTGGAACACCCATTTCGACAACGACCTGCAGACGGCGCGAGAGAAAGCCGCCCCGCTGGTCCGCAAACGGATCGCCGCACTGGAGACCACGCTGCCGGTGATCCTGACGGGCGATTTCAATGCCGCCGGCGGCAGGAACCAGGCCCACAAGATCCTGACCGAGGACGGTTTCCTCTCGGACAAGCGGGTGACGGCCAAAGCGCACAAGGGCGAAGATCTCGACACGTCCAACGGGTTCAAAGCCATCCGGCGAAACGGCGCGCGCATCGACTGGATTCTCACGCGCGGCGAGTTCACGGTGGACACCGCCGAGATCGTGACCTTCTCGCGCGACGGCCAGTTTCCGAGCGACCATTTCCCAGTCGTCACCTGGCTCCGGGTGGGCGCGTCCAATTAGTTCCAGAAAGGCGAAATGGCTGGATACCTCCTCGTCCCGAACGGGAAGGTCCCCGACACTTACAACGCGGGGTTCTCCAGGTATGTCGCCGCCTGGCCGTTGTTGGACCAGTATCCTGGGCAACGTTTTCAGACCGGCCTGTTTGGCACCTGGATGTTCGCCTGGAAAGAACCTGCACCTCCCATCAGACTCTACTCCGACATCGAGGGCGGCCTGGGCTGGTGGCGGGACACGGAGTATGCCACGGAGACGCCCAAATTCGTCATGGGCGGCGTGGCGCCGAGTTTTAGCGAGTGGGCCAACGGACCGGGGGCCGGCAGGGGCAGAGAACATCTTCCTTCCCTGTGGGACAAACGGCGAATCACGGCTCGTGCATCACATCACTTCCTACAAGAAGAAGGCGCCCTGGGATGCGGTGTAGACCTGGTTCGACGGTGGTGCCGAGGCCAGCGGCGCCAGTCGTCCTGAAGGGGCCATCCTGCATCAGTCCACGGGCAAAGGAGGAACCACCTGGAGGTTCTATCCTGACGCTACTCCCAAGAAAGAGAAGGTGCCCGTGGCGTGGAATTCCTTCGCGACGCCGATGGCGGCGGACACCAATACCTTTGGCTATCGCTGGGATCGCGAATTCGTGAAGCAGACCGATTTCAAGCCTGGTCCGCTGGTGAAGATTCCCGAGTGTTTCCACCTGGTGAAGGGCGGTGTGAAACCACAAGAGGTTCCGGTGCGGGCGGAAGAGGTTCCGGCGGAAACGGCTTTGACCACGGCGCGCTTCGAGCGCCCCAGTGGGAGGCGCCTCAAAACCTATGTCGAGCCCGGGAATGCGCCGAGTTGCTGGAGAAAGCCGGGCCTCAAAGCCGAACCATTTCAGGCTTACCCGGGGGACGGCAGCGTGGTCACCTACTACTGGTATCGCTTCGCCGATCAACCGGCCCTGCTCAACGCCGACATGACGGCTCAGGAGCGGGAGACCCTGCAGGCGCGCGTGGAAAAACTCCACCGGAGATGGAAAAAAGGCCGGGACTACCTGGCGCCACCCGCGTTTGGTAAACTAGCGGAACTCGACCCGGCCCTGATTGTTGTTCCGCCGCCGGGCCTGGAGATCGGTCACGTTCCCATCGTCACCCGACAAGCAGCGAGAGAGTAGAACTGCCGAACTCGACGTGCACTATGAAACACACAATTCAACTCATCCCTTTGTTCCTTCTGGCCACGTTGCCTGCGGTCCCCTGTGCCGCTGCGGCGACGAAGCCGGTGCGCATATTCATCCTCGCCGGACAATCCAACATGGAGGGAGCCGGCCAGGTCAAGGCCGACCCGAAGCGCAACGGCGGCAAAGGCTCGCTCGAGTTCCTGGTGAAGGATGCCGCCACGGCAAAGCGCTTCGCACCGCTCGTGGATTCGACCGGGCAGTGGTGCACGCGCGACGACGTGTGGATTACCTCATCGGCGAAGCGATGAAACGGCTTCTTGGCGTCAAGTGATGTTCTGCCGAAACGACGGAGTGATTGCCATGAAACACCTCCTCGCCGCCATTCTCTGCGTGCGGTGCGCTGCCGCCCCTCAACTCCGCGCTGCCATGGCCGTTGTCGCGCCCCTCACTGCCCTGCTGCTCGCGCCGCTGGCCGGGCTGCACGCCGCCGACGCACCCAAGCCGGCCAGCAAGCCGAACATCCTCATCCTGCTCGCTGATGACATGGGCTATGGCG
The sequence above is a segment of the Phycisphaerae bacterium genome. Coding sequences within it:
- a CDS encoding PEP-CTERM sorting domain-containing protein (PEP-CTERM proteins occur, often in large numbers, in the proteomes of bacteria that also encode an exosortase, a predicted intramembrane cysteine proteinase. The presence of a PEP-CTERM domain at a protein's C-terminus predicts cleavage within the sorting domain, followed by covalent anchoring to some some component of the (usually Gram-negative) cell surface. Many PEP-CTERM proteins exhibit an unusual sequence composition that includes large numbers of potential glycosylation sites. Expression of one such protein has been shown restore the ability of a bacterium to form floc, a type of biofilm.), producing the protein MRRLLIGAAACGALASAALAAPTLDGARDAAYGPPKAVQTVQTNFGDANPNGGSELDAAYARIEGGTLYLMLTGNLENNFNKLNVFFDSQAGGQNVLQNDALNGGNNPENDGWAGKHSGFTFDTGFQADYMLILRNGNFGGDRFEIDFATIGGGVGAFQAAVNVFGGSLTGSNANALPNGIGVAYDRSNAGGVTGGTGAADQSAAAAVTTGIELSIPLSVIGSPAGAFAISAMINGSNHDYLSNQFLGGLTPPQGNLGGDGTGGFNGTVGQINLNNFAGEQFFVVPEPASLALLALAGVALLRRPAGTLPPLR
- a CDS encoding endonuclease/exonuclease/phosphatase family protein, encoding MTYNLKFASTNPPNAWPTRRPLMREVIRQIAPDVFGTQEGLYEQLKDLAVDLPEYDWIGLGRKGGSRDEFMAGFFRKARLEPLTFDHFWLSDMPEVIGSNTWGTKHPRMVTWVKFLDRQTQQEFYLWNTHFDNDLQTAREKAAPLVRKRIAALETTLPVILTGDFNAAGGRNQAHKILTEDGFLSDKRVTAKAHKGEDLDTSNGFKAIRRNGARIDWILTRGEFTVDTAEIVTFSRDGQFPSDHFPVVTWLRVGASN